The Prevotella melaninogenica region GTAACCTCAGCACGTACAGAGACAGGTAAGTGGGTATATGGTTTCTTTATTGGTGCGATGGCTATCATCATCCGTGTATTGAACCCAGGTTATCCAGAGGGTATGATGCTTGCCATCCTCTTTGGTAATATGTTCGCCCCACTCATCGACTACTGTGTAGTTCAGTCAAACATCAGCAAGCGCGCAAAGCGTGCTAAATAAATAAGGAGGACGAAGAAATGAAAACAAATAGTAATTCTTATACAATTATCTATTCTGCCATCCTCGTGCTGATTGTAGCCTTTTTGCTTGCTTTCGTGTTCCAAGCATTGAAGCCAATGCAGGATGCTAATGTACAGCTTGATCAGCAGAAGCAGATTCTCTTTGCACTCAATCAGAATCGTGATATGAGCAATGAGGAGGCTGTTAAGCTTTGGAAGCAGATTATTGTGGCAGATGACATCATCAATGCAGATGGTAAGGTCGTTGAGGCTGGAAAGCAGGGTGGCGTTGATGCCGGCTTTAAGTTGAATAGTAAGGATGCCAAGGAAGGCAAACTCGCATTGTTCCGTTGCAAGGTAGATGGTCAGGATAAGTATGTTATCCCTGTTTATGGTAACGGTCTTTGGGGTCCTATCAATGGTTTCATCGCTATCAATGGTGATAAGAGAACCGTCTTTGGTGCTTACTTTAACCACGAGAGTGAGACTGCTGGTCTTGGTGCTGAAATCAAAGACAATAAGGCATGGCAGGATTTGTTCAAGGGTAAGCATCTCTTTAGTGGAAACGATACTCAGAAGATAGCACTTGCTGTTGAAAAGAAGATCGAAGACCCATCTACGCAGGTAGATGCCGTAACAGGTGCAACACTTACCAGTAATGGTGTAACAGAGATGTTCCATGCAGACAAGGGTGGACTTCAGCCTTACGTTAAATTCCTGAACAGCAAATAATATTCTAATCTTTAGAACAATAAGAATATGGATTTATTCTCAAAACAAAATAGAGAGGTGTTCAGCAATCCGCTGAATCTGGACAACCCAATTATGGTCCAGGTGCTCGGTATCTGTTCTGCCCTTGCCGTAACTTCACAGCTGAAGCCGGCGATTGTTATGGGACTTGCCGTTACCATTATCACGGCATTCTCTAATGTTATTATTTCACTTATCCGTAACACAATCCCTAACCGTATTCGTATTATCGTACAGTTGGTGGTTGTTGCTGCTCTGGTAACAGTTGTTAGTCAGATTCTCAAGGCTGTAGCTTACGACGTGAGTGTAGAGCTTTCTGTCTACGTAGGACTTATCATTACCAACTGTATCCTTATGGGACGTCTTGAGGCTTTTGCTATGACCAACAAGCCTTGGCCAAGTTTCCTTGATGGTGTCGGCAATGGTTTGGGTTATGCTATGATACTTGTTGTTGTAGGTGCTGTTCGTGAGTTCTTTGGTCGTGGCTCATTGCTCGGTTTCAAGATTCTCCCACAAAGTCTCTATGATGCAGGTTATATGGACAACGGAATGATGTCAATGCCAGCGATGGCACTCATCCTTCTCGGTTGTGTTATTTGGGTTCATCGTGCATATTTCTATAAAGAAGACAAGAAGTAATTATGGAACATCTTATTAGTTTATTCTTCCGGTCCATCTTTGTGGACAATATGATATTTGCGTTCTTCCTTGGTATGTGTTCATACCTTGCGGTATCTAAGAGCGTAAAGACTTCATTGGGTCTTGGTGTAGCCGTAACATTCGTGTTGCTCGTTACCACACCAATCAACTATCTTTTGCTGACTAAGGTTCTCGGACCAGACTGTCTTGCAGAGGGTGTTGACCTTACTTATCTTAGTTTCATTCTCTTTATCGCTGTCATTGCTGGTATCGTACAGATTGTGGAGATGGCTGTTGAGAAGTTCTCACCTTCACTTTACGGTGCGTTGGGTATCTTCCTTCCGCTGATTGCCGTTAACTGTGCTATCATGGGTGCTTCACTCTTTATGCAGCAGCGTATCGGTCTTGACCCAGCAAGCACACAGTATATCGGTACTGTATGGGACGCACTTGTCTATGGTACAGGTTCTGGTCTTGGCTGGACATTGGCTATCGTGGCAATGGGCGCTATTCGTGAGAAGATGGAATATTCTGATGTACCAAAGCCTTTGCAGGGTCTTGGTATCACATTTATTACAGTAGGACTGATGGCAATGGCAATGATGTGCTTCTCAGGTCTTAAAATCTAAGTAAACAATGGGA contains the following coding sequences:
- the nqrE gene encoding NADH:ubiquinone reductase (Na(+)-transporting) subunit E; the encoded protein is MEHLISLFFRSIFVDNMIFAFFLGMCSYLAVSKSVKTSLGLGVAVTFVLLVTTPINYLLLTKVLGPDCLAEGVDLTYLSFILFIAVIAGIVQIVEMAVEKFSPSLYGALGIFLPLIAVNCAIMGASLFMQQRIGLDPASTQYIGTVWDALVYGTGSGLGWTLAIVAMGAIREKMEYSDVPKPLQGLGITFITVGLMAMAMMCFSGLKI
- the nqrC gene encoding NADH:ubiquinone reductase (Na(+)-transporting) subunit C, with protein sequence MKTNSNSYTIIYSAILVLIVAFLLAFVFQALKPMQDANVQLDQQKQILFALNQNRDMSNEEAVKLWKQIIVADDIINADGKVVEAGKQGGVDAGFKLNSKDAKEGKLALFRCKVDGQDKYVIPVYGNGLWGPINGFIAINGDKRTVFGAYFNHESETAGLGAEIKDNKAWQDLFKGKHLFSGNDTQKIALAVEKKIEDPSTQVDAVTGATLTSNGVTEMFHADKGGLQPYVKFLNSK
- a CDS encoding NADH:ubiquinone reductase (Na(+)-transporting) subunit D, whose translation is MDLFSKQNREVFSNPLNLDNPIMVQVLGICSALAVTSQLKPAIVMGLAVTIITAFSNVIISLIRNTIPNRIRIIVQLVVVAALVTVVSQILKAVAYDVSVELSVYVGLIITNCILMGRLEAFAMTNKPWPSFLDGVGNGLGYAMILVVVGAVREFFGRGSLLGFKILPQSLYDAGYMDNGMMSMPAMALILLGCVIWVHRAYFYKEDKK